In the Bos javanicus breed banteng chromosome 28, ARS-OSU_banteng_1.0, whole genome shotgun sequence genome, one interval contains:
- the LOC133240276 gene encoding inteferon-activable protein 208-like: protein MNRDLKRRLNKATSPCRKRVMVLSLQMERKSGFPFAMSVTERGPKTGLPREVTKLTKRVSSMTLEEPMRKRHRLNPYLTWTKVKNMTRQAEQTLKSTGTPMTPDKLFLAMLAVLSCSSGDIDVSTQDSMPPTMESN, encoded by the exons ATGAACAGGGACTTGAAAAGAAGGCTGAACAAAGCAACGAGCCCCTGCAGAAAGAG GGTTATGGTCTTGTCATTGCAGATGGAGAGGAAATCTGGGTTCCCCTTCGCCATGTCCGTTACCGAGAGGGGCCCCAAGACCGGACTCCCTCGGGAAGTGACGAAGTTGACGAAAAGGGTCTCGTCAATGACCTTGGAGGAGCCAATGAGGAAACGCCATCGTCTGAATCCTTACCTGACATGGACTAAAGTGAAAAACATGACTCGTCAGGCTGAGCAGACACTGAAGAGTACTGGAACTCCTATGACTCCAGATAAGCTGTTTCTGGCAATGTTAGCTGTTCTTTCCTGTTCCTCTGGG GATATAGATGTCTCTACTCAAGACTCCATGCCTCCCACAATGGAGTCCAACTAG